Proteins co-encoded in one candidate division KSB1 bacterium genomic window:
- the acnA gene encoding aconitate hydratase AcnA encodes MDKKQLNSFSSLSTLNVGANSYEIFRLNALEKAGIGNISRLPLSMKILLENLLRKEDGGFVKKEDIEAVANWDPAKKSDNEIAFTPSRVLMQDFTGVPAVVDLAAMREAMKNLGGDAKKINPQVPADLVIDHSIQVDMFGSAGAMKFNTDKEYVRNRERYAFLRWGQNSFQDFRVVPPETGICHQVNLEYLGQVVFQSKMDGKTFAYPDTLVGTDSHTTMINGLGIVGWGVGGIEAEAAMLGQPISMLIPEVVGFEFTGELAEGATATDLVLIVVQMLRERGVVGKFVEYFGPGLSSLSLADRATIANMAPEYGATIGFFPVDAETLKYLHHTGRSDELVSLVEAYTKEQGLFRTNETPDPVFTDILELDLSTVEPSIAGPKRPQDRIRLKESKKAFEDAFKTLKLADTKDSVQVSDNGHQVELNNGSVVIAAITSCTNTSNPSVMIGAGLLAKKAVERGLQTKPWVKTSLAPGSKVVTDYLNDAGLMPYLDELKFNLVGYGCTTCIGNSGPLPDYIVNGIKEGNLVAASVLSGNRNFEGRINPHTRANYLASPPLVVAYALAGRMDIDLYNEPLGQDKNNRPVFLKDIWPSLKEIQEVVQNSVTKEMFEKEYAEVFTGDERWRALEIPEGDLYEWDPNSTYIRNPPFFENMPLEPAAPKDVGNARVLVMVGDSVTTDHISPAGAIPEDSPAGKYLKNNGIERADFNSFGSRRGNHEVMMRGTFGNIRLRNLLAPGKEGNWTQHLPDKNLTSIYEAAMQYIKEDIPLIVLAGKEYGMGSSRDWAAKGTRLLGVEAVIAESFERIHRSNLIGMGVLPLQFKAGENRESIGLDGFETYQITGIAENLSPGKELTVTAKSDDGEEKSFRVITRIDTPEELNYYKHGGILQYVLRQLL; translated from the coding sequence GCCTCTTTCAATGAAAATTCTGCTCGAAAACTTATTGCGCAAAGAAGACGGTGGGTTTGTCAAAAAAGAGGATATTGAAGCGGTCGCCAATTGGGATCCGGCTAAAAAGTCGGACAACGAGATTGCTTTCACCCCGTCGCGTGTCTTGATGCAGGATTTCACCGGCGTTCCCGCAGTTGTTGATTTAGCGGCCATGCGTGAGGCCATGAAAAATCTCGGCGGCGACGCGAAGAAAATTAACCCGCAAGTCCCCGCTGATCTGGTGATCGACCATTCGATTCAAGTGGATATGTTCGGCTCCGCCGGTGCCATGAAATTCAACACGGACAAAGAGTACGTGCGCAACCGCGAGCGCTATGCTTTTCTGCGCTGGGGGCAAAATTCCTTCCAGGATTTTCGTGTGGTGCCCCCGGAGACCGGAATTTGCCATCAGGTGAATTTAGAATATTTGGGGCAGGTTGTTTTCCAGTCAAAAATGGATGGAAAAACTTTTGCTTATCCGGATACTCTGGTTGGCACGGATTCTCACACCACCATGATCAACGGTTTAGGAATCGTCGGCTGGGGCGTTGGCGGCATCGAGGCTGAAGCGGCCATGCTCGGTCAGCCAATTTCCATGCTCATTCCCGAAGTCGTCGGCTTTGAATTTACCGGCGAGCTGGCCGAAGGCGCAACCGCAACGGATTTGGTGCTGATTGTTGTGCAGATGCTCAGAGAAAGAGGCGTGGTCGGAAAATTTGTTGAATACTTTGGCCCCGGGCTAAGCAGTTTGAGTCTTGCAGATCGCGCAACCATTGCCAACATGGCCCCGGAATACGGCGCCACAATTGGCTTCTTCCCGGTTGATGCCGAAACGTTAAAATATCTCCACCACACCGGACGCAGCGACGAACTGGTCAGCCTGGTCGAAGCTTATACCAAAGAGCAGGGACTTTTCCGAACCAATGAAACTCCGGACCCGGTTTTCACAGATATTCTCGAATTGGATTTGTCAACAGTTGAGCCGAGTATTGCCGGGCCGAAACGGCCGCAGGATCGGATTCGTTTGAAGGAATCTAAAAAAGCTTTCGAAGACGCATTTAAGACATTGAAATTAGCTGATACAAAAGATAGTGTGCAGGTTAGTGACAATGGTCATCAAGTCGAGTTGAACAACGGTTCTGTGGTAATCGCGGCCATTACCAGCTGCACCAACACCTCGAATCCATCTGTTATGATCGGCGCCGGGCTGCTGGCGAAAAAAGCGGTGGAGCGCGGGCTGCAGACCAAACCCTGGGTAAAAACCAGTTTGGCCCCCGGCTCCAAAGTAGTGACCGACTATTTGAACGACGCCGGCCTGATGCCGTATCTGGATGAACTGAAATTCAATTTAGTGGGTTACGGCTGTACCACTTGCATCGGCAACAGCGGACCCCTGCCGGACTATATTGTCAACGGCATTAAAGAAGGCAACCTGGTCGCGGCTTCCGTTTTGAGCGGTAACCGAAACTTCGAAGGCCGGATTAATCCACACACCCGCGCCAATTATTTGGCTTCGCCGCCACTCGTGGTTGCGTATGCCCTTGCCGGCCGTATGGACATCGACCTTTATAACGAACCCCTCGGACAGGATAAAAATAACCGGCCGGTTTTCCTGAAAGATATTTGGCCGAGCCTGAAAGAAATTCAGGAAGTGGTTCAAAATTCGGTTACAAAGGAAATGTTTGAAAAAGAATACGCCGAAGTGTTTACCGGCGACGAGCGCTGGCGGGCGCTTGAGATTCCTGAAGGCGATCTTTATGAATGGGACCCGAATTCCACTTATATTAGAAATCCACCGTTTTTTGAAAATATGCCGTTAGAACCGGCTGCGCCCAAAGACGTCGGGAACGCGCGTGTTCTGGTCATGGTTGGAGATTCGGTTACGACCGACCATATTTCTCCCGCGGGTGCCATTCCCGAAGACAGCCCGGCAGGAAAGTACCTGAAAAATAACGGAATTGAGCGGGCGGATTTCAACTCTTTCGGCTCACGACGCGGCAACCACGAGGTCATGATGCGGGGTACGTTTGGCAATATTCGTTTGCGCAACTTGCTGGCCCCGGGAAAAGAAGGCAACTGGACCCAGCACTTGCCGGACAAAAACCTGACTTCAATTTATGAAGCCGCGATGCAGTACATAAAGGAAGACATTCCGCTGATCGTTTTGGCAGGAAAAGAATATGGCATGGGTTCTTCACGCGACTGGGCCGCTAAAGGCACCCGTCTGCTCGGAGTCGAGGCCGTGATCGCCGAGAGCTTCGAGCGTATTCATCGCAGCAACTTGATCGGCATGGGCGTGCTGCCGTTGCAATTCAAAGCGGGTGAAAACCGGGAGTCGATTGGCCTTGATGGATTTGAGACTTATCAAATCACCGGAATCGCCGAGAATTTATCGCCGGGCAAAGAGTTGACAGTCACCGCAAAATCTGATGATGGCGAGGAAAAATCGTTTAGAGTCATCACCCGAATTGACACGCCGGAAGAGTTGAATTATTACAAGCATGGCGGCATTTTGCAGTATGTTTTGCGGCAACTTTTATAG